The genomic stretch TATTCCTTCGATTCCGCCACGCGAGGGTGCCGCTCATTGGCCAGCGGATATGCCCGGTGCGGCGTGGCGTAATGGCGCGGTTGATGCAATTGCCCGTGACGGTCGTCGAGAATGGAAGCAACACAGTGGCTACCACCGGCGATCGCTTGCCGAGAATGCGATGTATCGGTTCAAGACCCTCACCGGCCACTGTCTCTGGGCGCGTCACATCGCCGCGCAGGCGACCGAGGTCGCCGTTCGCGTCGGCGTCATCAACCGCATGGCGGACCTCGCTCGTCCGCAATCCGTTCGTATCGCCTGAAGTTATGCCCGTCGATGCCATTGCGTCCTCGCGCTAGTTGTATGCAACAACGCCTCCACAACCATGCACGACAAAATCTTGATCCTCGACTTCGGTTCACAAGTCACCGAACTGATCGCACGGCGCGTTCGAGAAGCTCACGTCTACTGCGAAATTCATCCGAACGACGTCACGGACGAGTTCGTCCGCTTGTTCGCGCCAAAGGCCGTGATCCTGTCCGGCAGTCATGCTAGCACTTACGACGATCACCAGTTGGGCGCGCCGCAGGCAGTCTGGGATCTCGGAGTGCCGGTGCTCGGCATCTGTTACGGGATGCAGACTATGGCGGTCCAGTTTGGCGGTAAAGTCGAGTGGAGCGACCACCGCGAATTCGGTTACGCGGAAGTGCGTGCACACGGTCATACGCGCCTGCTGAATGGGATCGAGGACTTCGCTACGACCGAAAGCCACGGCATGCTGAAGGTCTGGATGAGCCACGGCGACAAGGTTGCTGAACTGCCGCCGGGCTTCAAGCTGATGGCTTCGACGCCAAGCTGCCCGATCGCGGCGATGGCTGACGAGGAGCGTGGTTACTATGCCGTGCAGTTCCATCCGGAAGTCACACATACCGTGCAGGGCCGCCAGATTCTCGAACGCTTCGTGCTCGAGATCGCCGGCGCGCAGCCTGACTGGGTGATGAGCGATCACATCGAGGAAGCCGTCGCGCTGATCTGTGAACAAGTGGGTGACGAAGAAGTGATCCTGGGCCTGTCGGGTGGCGTCGATTCAAGCGTGGCTGCGGCGCTGATCTATCGTGCGATCGGCGACCAGCTGACCTGCGTGTTCGTCGATCACGGCCTGCTGCGCCTGAACGAAGGGAAAATGGTTCTTGACATGTTCCAGGGGCACTTGCATGCGAAGGTGGTACACGTCGATTCCTCAGAGCAGTTCTTCGGCCACCTGGCCGGCGTGATGGATCC from Burkholderia sp. encodes the following:
- the guaA gene encoding glutamine-hydrolyzing GMP synthase, whose amino-acid sequence is MHDKILILDFGSQVTELIARRVREAHVYCEIHPNDVTDEFVRLFAPKAVILSGSHASTYDDHQLGAPQAVWDLGVPVLGICYGMQTMAVQFGGKVEWSDHREFGYAEVRAHGHTRLLNGIEDFATTESHGMLKVWMSHGDKVAELPPGFKLMASTPSCPIAAMADEERGYYAVQFHPEVTHTVQGRQILERFVLEIAGAQPDWVMSDHIEEAVALICEQVGDEEVILGLSGGVDSSVAAALIYRAIGDQLTCVFVDHGLLRLNEGKMVLDMFQGHLHAKVVHVDSSEQFFGHLAGVMDPEAKRKIIGREFVEVFQDEAKKLSNAKWLAQGTIYPDVIESGGAKTKKASIIKSHHNVGGLPETLGLKLLEPLRDLFKDEVRELGVALGLPPEMVYRHPFPGPGLGVRILGEVKREYADLLRRTDAIFIEELRSTIANEQDVAAGICEASQVGKSWYDLTSQAFAVFLPVKSVGVMGDGRTYDYVTVLRAVQTTDFMTAPWVHLPYALLGRASNRIINEVHGINRVVYDMSGKPPATIEWE